The following proteins are encoded in a genomic region of Mycobacterium sp. 155:
- a CDS encoding ParA family protein: MSSGRSRTAAAKTSIVSRETLGGADRSDWTADTGMDTPIAAEAERATRLLHTTHGQLPRPAHQRVFTIANQKGGVGKTTTAVNVAAALARQGLRILVIDLDPQGNASTALSIEHRPGTLSSYEVLIGETPVQEALQQSPHNERLFCIPATIDLAGAEIELVSMVAREGRLRSALAELKQHNFDYVFIDCPPSLGLLTINAFVAAAEVLIPIQCEYYALEGVGQLLRNIEMVKAHLNPNLSVSTVILTMYDGRTKLADQVAEDVREHFGDKVLKTVIPRSVKVSEAPGYGMTILDYDPGSRGALSYLDASREIAHRGAPPRAE; the protein is encoded by the coding sequence ATGAGCTCGGGTCGGAGCAGGACCGCAGCCGCCAAGACGAGCATCGTTTCACGTGAAACACTCGGCGGTGCCGATCGCTCTGACTGGACCGCGGACACCGGAATGGACACCCCGATCGCGGCCGAGGCCGAGCGGGCCACCCGGCTCCTGCACACCACGCATGGTCAACTCCCGCGCCCGGCGCATCAGCGGGTCTTTACCATCGCCAATCAGAAGGGCGGCGTCGGCAAGACCACGACGGCGGTAAATGTTGCAGCTGCCCTCGCGCGGCAAGGACTTCGCATCCTGGTGATCGATCTCGATCCGCAGGGCAACGCCAGTACGGCGCTGAGTATCGAACACCGGCCTGGCACCTTGTCCTCATATGAGGTCTTGATTGGTGAGACGCCGGTCCAGGAGGCGCTGCAGCAGAGTCCGCACAACGAACGCTTGTTTTGTATTCCCGCGACGATCGACTTGGCCGGCGCGGAGATTGAACTCGTCAGTATGGTTGCGCGCGAGGGTCGGTTGCGTTCTGCGCTGGCCGAGCTCAAGCAGCACAACTTCGACTACGTCTTCATCGACTGCCCGCCGTCGCTGGGCCTGCTGACCATCAATGCGTTCGTGGCCGCGGCGGAGGTACTCATTCCGATCCAGTGCGAGTACTACGCGCTGGAAGGCGTCGGTCAGTTGCTCCGAAACATCGAGATGGTCAAGGCCCACCTGAACCCGAATCTGTCGGTATCCACAGTGATACTCACGATGTACGACGGCCGAACCAAGCTGGCGGATCAGGTTGCCGAGGACGTTCGTGAACACTTCGGTGACAAGGTGCTCAAGACCGTGATTCCGCGCAGCGTCAAAGTGTCGGAAGCACCCGGCTACGGGATGACGATCCTCGACTACGATCCGGGTTCCCGTGGCGCGCTGAGCTACCTCGACGCCAGCCGCGAGATCGCGCACCGTGGTGCGCCGCCCCGCGCAGAGTAG